The Penaeus vannamei isolate JL-2024 chromosome 15, ASM4276789v1, whole genome shotgun sequence genomic interval agtcccacagaatccgtcagagtgagtccgTCAGAATCCGTTagagtgagtcccacagagtacgtcagagtgagtcccacagaatccgtcagagtgagtcccacagaatccgtcagagtgagtcccacagaatccgtcagagtgagtccgtcagaatccgtcagagtgagtcccacagagtacgtcagagtgagtcccacagaatccgtcagagtgagtcccacagaatccgtcagagtgagtcccacagaatccgtcagagtgagtcccacagaatccgcCAGAGTGAGTCCGtcagaatccgtcagagtgagtcccacagaatccgtcagagtgagtcccacagaatccgtcagagtgagtcccacagaatccgtcagagtgagtcccacagaatccgtcagagtgagtcccacagaatccgtcagagtgagtcccacagaatccgtcagagtgagtcccacagaatccgtcagagtgagtcccacagaatccgtcagagtgagtcccacagaatccgtcagagtgagtcccacagaatccgtcagagtgagtcccacagaatccgtcagagtgagtcccacagaatccgtcagagtgagtcccacagaatccgtcagagtgagtcccacagaatccgtcagagtgagtcccacagaatccgtcagagtgagtcccacagaatccgtcagagtgagtcccacagaatccgtcagagtgagtcccacagaatccgtcagagtgagtcccacagaatccgtcagagtgagtcccacagaatccgtcagagtgagtcccacagaatccgtcagagtgagtcccacagagtccgtcagagtgagtcccacagagtccatcagagtgagtcccacagaatccatcagagtgagtcccacagaatccatcagagtgagtcccacagaatccatcagagtgagtcccacagaatccatcagagtgagtcccacagaatccatcagagtgagtcccacagaatccatcagagtgagtcccacaAAATCcatcagagtgagtcccacagaatccgtcagagtgagtcccacagaatccgtcagagtgagcCCCACAGAGTCCGTCAGAGTGAGCCCCACAGAgtccgtcagagtgagtcccacagaatccgtcagagtgagcCCCACAGAGTCCGacagagtgagtcccacagaatccgtcagagtgagcCCCACAGAgtccgtcagagtgagtcccacagaatccgtcagagtgagcCCCACAGAGTCCGTCAGAGTGAGCCCCACAGAgtccgtcagagtgagtcccacagaatccgtcagagtgagcCCCACAGAgtccgtcagagtgagtcccacagaatccgtcagagtgagtcccacagaatccgtcagagtgagtcccacagaatccgtcagagtgagcCCCACAGAGTCtgtcagagtgagtcccacagaatccgtcagagtgagcCCCACAGAGTCCGTCAGAGTTagtcccacagaatccgtcagagtgagtcccacagaatccgtcagagtgagcCCCACAGAGTCCGTCAGAGTTACtcccacagaatccgtcagagtgagtcccacagaatccgtcagagtgagcCCCACAGAGTCCGTCAGAGTGAGTTccacagaatccgtcagagtgagtgAGCCCCCACAGAGTCCGTCAGAGTGAGCCCCACAGAgtccgtcagagtgagtcccacagaatccgtcagggtgagtcccacagaatccgtcagagtAAGTCCCACAGAGTCCGacagagtgagtcccacagagtCCGACAGAGCGTgtcccacagaatccgtcagagtgagtcccacagagtccgtcagagtgagtcccacagagtccgtcagagtgagtcccacagagtccgtcagagtgagtcccacagagtCCGTCAGAGTGAGTACCACAGAGTCCGTCAGAGTGAGTCCAACAGAGTCCGACAGAGTGTGTCCCACAGAATCcatcagagtgagtcccacagaatccgtcagagtgagtcccacagagtccgtcagagtgagtcccacagagtCCATCAGAGTGTGTCCCACAGAATCcatcagagtgagtcccacagaatccatcagagtgagtcccacagaatccatcagagtgagtcccacagaatccatcagagtgagtcccacagaatccatcagagtgagtcccacagaatccatcagagtgagtcccacagaatccatcagagtgagtcccacaAAATCCATCAGAGTGAGTCCGacagaatccgtcagagtgagttccacagaatccgtcagaatgagtcccacagaatccgccagagtgagtcccacagaatccgcCAGAGTGAGCCCCACAGAGCCCGTCAGAGTCCGTCAGAGTGAGTCCAtcagaatccgtcagagtgagtcccacagaatccgccagagtgagtcccacagagtCTGTCAGAGTGAGCCCCACAGAGTCCCACAGAGTCCGTCAGAGGGGCCGCGGCGCAACGGGCTGGCCTCCCCGCCGCTCGATGCAAGCGCCGGGGTTGTTGCATCAAGCGGCTCATTGTGGTCGCCTGAATGAGGATTCTTTGGGGCGGTTTGTGTGGGAGGATGAATGGGGCTGAGGAGGCGGGGCCGGCTTTTATTTGGGGGTCTTAATAATCcatatgtgtttgtctatacGCTGTGCGTtcatacgtgcgtatgtgtgtgtgtgtatacgtgtgtataattgtatgtgttgtgtgtgtgtgtgtgtgtgtgtatgtgtgcgtgcgtgtgtgtgtgtgtgtgtgtgtgtgtgtatgtgtgtgtgtgtgtgtgtgtgtgtgtgtgtgtgtgtgtatgtgtgtgtgtgtgtgtgtgtgtgtatatatatatatatatatatatatatatatatatatatatatatatatatatatatatgtatgtatgtatgggtgtgtgtgtgtgtgtgtgtgtgtatgtatatacatatatacatatagatagatggataggtaggttgaCAGAGAtagatgtatctatgtatatatatgtgtgtgtgtgtgtgtgcgtgtgtgtgtgtgtgtgtgtgtgtgtgtgtgtgtgtgtgtgtgtgtgtgtgtgtgtgtgtgtgtgtgtgtgtgtatttgaatatatataaatatgtatgcacacacacacacacacacacacac includes:
- the LOC138864091 gene encoding spermatogenesis-associated protein 31H1-like, translated to MTLSSYGLCPFRLASHAARLNKWNTVTNAAESDVQRGVLQSESHRIRQSESHRIRQKSVRVSPTESHRVRQSESHRVRQSESHRVRQSESFRVRQNPSEVSPTESVRVSPTESVRVSPTESDRVSPSESVRVSPTEYVRVSPTESVRVSPTESVRVSPSESVRVSPTEYVRVSPTESVRVSPTESVRSESHRIHQSESHRIHQSESHKIHQSESHRIRQSESHRIRQSEPHRVRQSEPHRVRQSESHRIRQSEPHRVRQSESHRIRQSEPHRVRQSESHRIRQSEPHRVRQSEPHRVRQSESHRIRQSEPHRVRQSESHRIRQSESHRIRQSESHRIRQSEPHRVCQSESHRIRQSEPHRVRQS
- the LOC138864092 gene encoding type VI secretion system spike protein VgrG1b-like; this translates as MDSVGLTLMDSVGLTLMDSVGLTLMDSVGHTLMDSVGLTLTDSVGLTLTDSVGLTLMDSVGHTLSDSVGLTLTDSVVLTLTDSVGLTLTDSVGLTLTDSVGLTLTDSVGLTLTDSVGHALSDSVGLTLSDSVGLTLTDSVGLTLTDSVGLTLTDSVGLTLTDSVGAHSL